The following are encoded together in the Desulfococcus multivorans genome:
- a CDS encoding NAD-dependent epimerase/dehydratase family protein → MGNKIADGDILVTGGGGFLGGAIVRELVQQGETVRTFSRGHYTGLDDLGVRQIRGDLTDPEAVERACRGVEVVFHTAAKPGVWGDGKVYYSANVTGTGNILRACRKTGVARLIHTSSPSVIFDGTDMEGIDETAPYPTYYTAHYPRTKALAEQAVVAAAAEGLPAVVIRPHLIWGPGDPHLTPRILKRAARLRIVGNGRNRVDTIYIDNAAKAHLLAAQALRDRPEISGRIYFVSQDDPIPLWDMINAILAAAGKPPVRRTISKRQAAFAGHLMEWLYRAFRLPGEPPMTQFVAEELATAHWFDITAAKRDLGYRPEISIAEGLKRLADSLSPLRKQAVP, encoded by the coding sequence ATGGGCAACAAAATAGCCGACGGCGACATCCTCGTTACCGGCGGGGGCGGATTTCTGGGCGGCGCCATCGTTCGGGAACTGGTTCAGCAGGGCGAAACCGTTCGGACCTTCTCCCGGGGACACTATACCGGCCTCGATGATCTCGGCGTTCGCCAGATCCGCGGAGACCTGACCGATCCCGAGGCGGTGGAACGCGCCTGCCGCGGCGTCGAGGTCGTCTTCCACACAGCGGCCAAACCCGGCGTCTGGGGGGATGGAAAGGTCTATTACAGCGCCAATGTGACGGGTACCGGGAACATCCTTCGAGCGTGCCGGAAAACCGGGGTCGCCCGGCTGATCCATACCAGCTCTCCCAGCGTCATCTTCGACGGCACCGATATGGAAGGCATCGATGAAACCGCACCCTACCCGACATATTACACCGCCCACTATCCCCGGACCAAGGCCCTGGCCGAGCAGGCAGTGGTCGCCGCCGCAGCGGAAGGACTTCCGGCCGTCGTTATCCGTCCGCACCTGATCTGGGGGCCGGGCGATCCCCACTTGACACCCCGGATCCTGAAAAGGGCCGCCCGTCTCAGAATTGTCGGAAACGGCCGGAACCGGGTCGACACTATTTACATCGACAACGCGGCAAAGGCCCACCTGCTCGCGGCTCAGGCCCTTCGAGATCGTCCCGAGATCTCCGGCCGCATCTATTTCGTCAGTCAGGACGATCCGATCCCCCTGTGGGACATGATCAACGCGATTCTCGCCGCCGCCGGGAAGCCGCCGGTGCGACGGACCATCTCCAAACGGCAGGCCGCTTTTGCCGGACATCTTATGGAATGGCTGTACCGTGCCTTCCGCCTCCCCGGCGAACCCCCCATGACGCAGTTTGTCGCCGAAGAATTGGCCACTGCCCATTGGTTCGACATCACTGCTGCGAAAAGAGATTTGGGGTACCGGCCGGAAATTTCCATAGCGGAAGGGCTGAAAAGGCTTGCCGATTCCCTGTCCCCCCTCCGGAAACAAGCGGTTCCTTAA
- the yeiP gene encoding elongation factor P-like protein YeiP has translation MIKANTLKKGNIVDIGGQPHQVKDMEVQTPSARGSNTLYKVRFTNVVTGQKLDQTFKGNDTLEELEMERRPVSFIFRNQDMYTFMDSENFEQYTLGEASLEGKTEWLVEGLEEITALLLNGRVMAVELPASIDLEIVDTAPALKGASATNRNKPATLSNGMTVLVPEYLTPGEMIRVNTETGKFMSRVKS, from the coding sequence ATGATCAAGGCGAACACCCTGAAGAAGGGAAATATCGTGGATATCGGCGGCCAGCCCCATCAGGTCAAGGATATGGAAGTCCAAACCCCCTCGGCCCGGGGCAGCAACACGCTCTACAAGGTCCGGTTCACCAATGTGGTCACCGGACAGAAGCTGGATCAGACCTTCAAAGGTAACGACACCCTGGAAGAACTGGAGATGGAGCGCCGTCCCGTCAGCTTCATTTTTCGAAATCAGGACATGTATACCTTCATGGACAGCGAGAATTTCGAACAGTACACGCTGGGGGAAGCGAGCCTGGAGGGAAAGACGGAATGGCTCGTGGAAGGCCTGGAGGAGATCACGGCCCTGTTGTTGAACGGTCGCGTCATGGCCGTCGAACTGCCGGCATCCATCGACCTTGAGATCGTCGATACCGCTCCGGCCCTCAAAGGCGCTTCAGCCACCAACCGCAACAAGCCCGCGACCCTTTCAAACGGGATGACGGTTCTCGTTCCCGAATACCTCACCCCAGGAGAGATGATTCGGGTTAACACCGAAACCGGAAAGTTCATGTCCAGGGTCAAATCGTAA
- a CDS encoding cold-shock protein, protein MADGIVKWFNSSKGYGFIEQENGPDVFVHHSGINASGFKSLDEGDRVTFDIEQGQKGPAAVNVTVV, encoded by the coding sequence ATGGCTGATGGAATTGTAAAATGGTTTAACAGCAGCAAGGGTTATGGATTCATCGAACAGGAAAACGGACCGGATGTATTTGTTCACCATTCAGGGATCAATGCAAGCGGCTTCAAATCCCTTGATGAGGGCGACAGGGTCACCTTTGACATCGAGCAGGGCCAAAAAGGACCTGCCGCCGTGAACGTGACGGTCGTTTAA
- a CDS encoding ornithine cyclodeaminase family protein, with the protein MKVLIANREETTRLMPMDACIDSMEDALRLLDQGDAVMPLRQMLALPDSKNILALMPAHLGGIGSVGVKVITIFPGNHGTEYDSHQGAVLLFDTEHGRLQAIVDGTAVTAIRTAAVSGAATRHLARPDASDLAIIGSGTQAGTHLEAMLTVREIRRIRIFSRSTARADAFAATAEKKFGRAVEVIKTAKAAVEGADIICTTTAAHAPVVMGDWISPGAHINAVGAYQPHTRELDTAAVAGARLYVDRLESALREAGEFIIPRNEGVIDTNHIIGELGALLSGRIPGRQSPRDITLFKSLGIAVEDLAAARLILDQALKKNIGTFVDFGGGESAA; encoded by the coding sequence ATGAAGGTGTTGATAGCGAATCGGGAGGAGACCACCAGACTGATGCCCATGGATGCCTGTATCGATAGCATGGAAGACGCCCTCAGGCTTCTCGACCAAGGCGACGCCGTTATGCCGTTGCGACAGATGCTCGCCCTGCCCGACAGCAAGAACATCCTGGCACTGATGCCCGCCCACCTTGGCGGCATCGGATCGGTAGGCGTGAAGGTGATCACCATCTTTCCGGGAAATCACGGCACGGAATACGACAGCCATCAGGGTGCCGTGCTGCTCTTTGACACCGAACACGGTCGTCTCCAGGCCATCGTGGACGGAACGGCCGTCACGGCGATCCGGACGGCCGCCGTCAGTGGGGCGGCCACCCGTCATCTCGCCCGCCCCGATGCGAGCGACCTCGCCATTATCGGCTCGGGCACTCAGGCCGGAACCCATCTGGAGGCCATGCTGACGGTCCGGGAGATCCGACGGATTCGCATTTTCAGCCGCTCGACAGCGAGAGCAGATGCCTTTGCCGCCACGGCGGAAAAAAAATTCGGACGAGCCGTCGAGGTGATAAAAACGGCGAAGGCCGCCGTTGAAGGCGCCGACATCATCTGTACCACCACCGCCGCTCACGCGCCTGTCGTCATGGGGGATTGGATTTCTCCAGGCGCCCATATCAATGCCGTCGGCGCCTATCAACCCCATACACGGGAACTGGATACGGCTGCCGTGGCAGGCGCCCGGCTCTATGTCGACCGCCTCGAGTCGGCTCTCCGGGAGGCCGGCGAATTCATCATTCCCAGAAACGAGGGCGTCATCGACACAAACCATATCATCGGTGAACTCGGAGCGTTGCTGTCGGGACGGATCCCCGGGAGACAATCCCCCAGAGACATCACGCTGTTCAAATCTCTCGGCATCGCCGTCGAGGACCTGGCTGCGGCCCGTCTCATCCTGGATCAGGCCCTTAAAAAGAACATCGGCACCTTTGTGGATTTCGGCGGCGGGGAATCGGCGGCATAA
- a CDS encoding arginyltransferase: MANPTTVSGPKDRQLCRMTETRRTCSYLPEKFAALEYRLIAGATSETCGRLVARGWRRFGISFFRPACEDCTECRSLRVVVDRFRPSKSQRRCIARNLKVGAVLKQPGISREHVQLYNAYHEDMHHRRGWPYRPIETREYFESFVMGAGDFGHEIAYYKDTRLVGIGLVDILPGGISSVYFYHDPAWRHCGPGTFSILREIQLAKTMGIPHLYLGYCIRGNPSMSYKSRFVPHEILDPRTKGHPSPSWRPPA, from the coding sequence ATGGCAAACCCCACGACAGTTTCAGGTCCGAAGGACCGCCAACTCTGCCGCATGACGGAGACCCGGCGGACGTGTTCCTATCTTCCCGAAAAATTCGCCGCACTGGAATACCGCCTCATCGCAGGTGCGACATCCGAAACCTGTGGACGGCTTGTGGCCCGGGGATGGCGTCGGTTCGGCATCTCCTTCTTTCGCCCCGCATGCGAAGACTGTACTGAATGCCGCAGCCTTCGTGTCGTCGTGGACCGATTTCGACCCTCCAAAAGTCAGCGTCGTTGTATAGCCCGAAACCTGAAAGTCGGAGCAGTTCTCAAACAACCCGGGATCAGCCGCGAACACGTACAACTCTACAATGCGTATCACGAGGACATGCATCATCGCCGCGGATGGCCTTACCGCCCCATAGAGACTCGGGAATATTTCGAATCCTTTGTCATGGGCGCCGGCGACTTCGGGCATGAGATCGCATATTACAAGGATACGCGTCTCGTCGGCATCGGGCTGGTGGACATCCTCCCCGGGGGAATTTCCAGCGTTTACTTCTATCATGACCCCGCCTGGCGACACTGCGGACCGGGTACTTTTTCGATTCTCCGGGAAATCCAATTGGCGAAAACGATGGGTATTCCCCACCTGTATCTCGGTTACTGCATCCGGGGGAACCCATCCATGAGCTACAAATCCCGGTTTGTCCCTCATGAAATTCTCGATCCCCGAACGAAGGGTCACCCATCTCCGTCCTGGCGCCCTCCCGCATAA
- a CDS encoding DEAD/DEAH box helicase — translation MNILIANQLILSNVPEDVEGEIKRRLNFLNPRWAENERMGRWNGDTPKYVRAYEKTRRGDLVVPRGFVRQLLLMCRRAGVPCEIDDRRRSFGETALVFNGVLKPFQQEAAERMLKKEFGVLSAPTGSGKTVIALYMMARRRQPSLVVVHNRELAFQWIERIKRFLDVAENDIGLIGAGKKQMGRPVTVALIQSLCKCCREVSPNTGFLIVDECHRTPSRTFTDAVSAFDARFMLGLTATPWRRDKLSKLIFWYLGDVHHVIEKEDLVAGGHILAADVVVRETAFSPYHDPVREYAKMLSELTADDRRNHLIAADVAAEALKGQGVCLVLSDRKRHCEVLQSLLRYRYKIEAALLTGDVPPRQRKAVLEGIGAGEVRVLVATGQLVGEGFDCRDLATLFIATPVRFSGRLLQYLGRVLRPAPGKTRARVYDYVDSAVGPLAAAALARQRVYAGGRQDGDG, via the coding sequence ATGAACATATTGATTGCCAATCAATTGATCCTGTCGAACGTGCCGGAGGACGTCGAAGGCGAGATCAAGCGCCGACTCAATTTTCTCAACCCCCGGTGGGCGGAAAACGAACGGATGGGCCGGTGGAACGGCGATACGCCCAAGTACGTGAGAGCCTATGAGAAAACCCGCCGGGGCGACCTCGTCGTCCCGCGGGGGTTTGTCCGCCAGCTCCTTCTGATGTGTCGACGGGCGGGAGTGCCCTGTGAGATCGATGACCGACGGCGCTCATTTGGAGAAACGGCGCTGGTATTCAACGGAGTCCTCAAACCTTTTCAGCAAGAGGCCGCGGAGCGGATGCTGAAAAAGGAGTTCGGGGTTCTTTCGGCCCCGACGGGCAGCGGGAAGACCGTTATCGCCCTCTATATGATGGCCCGGCGGCGGCAGCCGTCGCTGGTGGTGGTGCACAACCGGGAACTCGCTTTTCAGTGGATCGAGCGCATCAAACGGTTTCTGGATGTGGCCGAAAACGACATCGGGCTTATCGGTGCGGGAAAAAAACAGATGGGCAGGCCGGTAACCGTGGCGCTGATCCAGTCCCTCTGCAAGTGCTGCCGTGAGGTTTCGCCGAACACGGGATTCCTTATCGTAGACGAGTGCCATCGAACCCCCAGCCGCACCTTCACGGATGCGGTCTCCGCCTTCGATGCGCGTTTCATGCTGGGGCTTACGGCGACTCCCTGGCGGCGGGACAAGCTCTCCAAGCTGATCTTCTGGTATCTTGGCGATGTCCACCACGTCATCGAAAAAGAAGATCTGGTGGCAGGCGGCCACATCCTGGCGGCCGACGTGGTGGTCCGGGAGACCGCTTTCTCGCCCTATCACGATCCGGTCCGCGAATATGCGAAGATGCTGTCCGAACTTACCGCAGACGACAGACGGAATCACCTCATCGCGGCGGATGTGGCGGCGGAAGCCCTGAAGGGGCAGGGGGTTTGTCTGGTGCTCTCGGATCGGAAACGGCACTGCGAGGTCCTCCAGTCGCTGCTGCGGTATCGGTATAAAATCGAAGCGGCGCTCCTGACCGGGGATGTTCCGCCTCGGCAGCGAAAGGCGGTGCTCGAGGGCATTGGAGCCGGCGAGGTCCGGGTGCTGGTGGCCACCGGTCAACTGGTGGGCGAGGGATTCGACTGCAGGGATCTTGCAACCTTATTCATCGCCACTCCTGTCAGGTTCAGCGGGCGCCTTCTCCAATACCTGGGCCGTGTTTTACGGCCGGCGCCGGGCAAAACCAGGGCTCGTGTCTATGACTATGTGGATTCGGCGGTGGGACCGCTTGCAGCGGCGGCGCTCGCCCGGCAGCGGGTTTATGCGGGAGGGCGCCAGGACGGAGATGGGTGA
- a CDS encoding Rne/Rng family ribonuclease has translation MSTKEVAVKITIRKSIQFIFEKGQTPRHMSSKILINAVDHDECRIAKVTDSKLEEFNIENAAREITHGNIYKGIITRIEPGLQSVFVDYGAERHGFLQKHEIHSDYFQDNRTGEDSISNLVRRGQELLVQVTKDPILNKGAMLTTFISLPGRYIVLMPGSKNKGISRKIEDEEERNRLKELLGMLKIPDGFGLIIRTAGASCTKTRLAKDLRYLLTLWKNINKKGIGESAPALLYKERHLVLRSIRDSFTHDVKEILVDTESVYQEIKDFIHIISPKHTRIVKLYKGDKPIFTKYELEDQIASIYENRVDLKSGGSIVIDPTEALVAIDVNSGKSTQKRSIEQTAFSTNIEAAEEIARQLRLRDLGGLIVIDFIDMRESKHKLEVERNLKSFIKLDKARIKVGRISRFGLLEMSRQRIRPSIEFGNFQPCKYCGGKGQLPSTEMLGLNILRRLQLETLKQGITRVKGVVPLDVADYLLNKKRREILDLEVRRDISILIEGDAAMLPKESTITSE, from the coding sequence ATGTCGACGAAGGAGGTCGCCGTCAAAATCACTATCCGGAAGTCTATACAATTCATCTTCGAGAAGGGACAGACACCACGCCATATGAGCAGCAAAATCCTTATCAACGCCGTTGATCACGACGAATGCCGCATTGCCAAGGTTACGGACAGCAAACTGGAAGAGTTCAATATAGAAAACGCGGCCAGGGAGATCACCCACGGCAATATCTACAAAGGCATCATCACCCGGATCGAGCCCGGGCTTCAATCCGTATTTGTAGATTACGGCGCCGAACGGCACGGCTTTCTTCAAAAGCATGAAATTCACAGTGACTATTTCCAGGACAATCGTACCGGAGAGGATTCCATCAGCAATCTCGTTCGGCGGGGACAGGAACTCCTGGTTCAGGTGACCAAGGACCCCATCCTCAACAAGGGGGCCATGCTGACAACTTTCATCTCCCTGCCGGGACGTTACATCGTCCTGATGCCCGGAAGCAAGAACAAGGGCATTTCCCGGAAGATCGAGGACGAAGAGGAACGCAATCGCCTTAAAGAACTCCTCGGCATGCTCAAAATCCCGGACGGTTTCGGTCTCATTATTCGAACGGCCGGGGCAAGCTGCACCAAAACCCGCCTGGCGAAAGACCTCAGGTATCTCCTCACGCTCTGGAAAAACATCAACAAGAAAGGTATCGGCGAAAGCGCGCCTGCCCTGCTTTACAAGGAGCGTCATCTCGTCCTCCGCTCCATCCGGGATTCCTTCACCCACGATGTGAAGGAGATCCTCGTCGACACGGAATCGGTCTATCAGGAAATCAAAGATTTCATCCATATCATCTCGCCCAAGCATACCCGAATCGTAAAGCTCTACAAAGGGGACAAACCCATCTTTACCAAATATGAGCTGGAAGACCAGATTGCGTCCATTTACGAAAACCGGGTCGATCTGAAATCCGGCGGTTCCATCGTCATCGATCCTACCGAAGCGCTGGTCGCCATTGACGTCAACTCCGGGAAAAGCACCCAGAAACGCTCCATCGAGCAGACAGCGTTCTCCACCAACATCGAGGCCGCCGAGGAGATCGCGCGTCAGTTGAGACTCAGGGATCTGGGGGGGCTGATCGTCATCGATTTCATCGACATGCGGGAGTCCAAGCACAAACTGGAGGTAGAGCGGAACCTCAAATCTTTCATCAAACTGGACAAGGCCCGCATCAAGGTCGGACGGATTTCCCGTTTCGGCCTTCTCGAGATGTCCCGGCAGCGGATCCGCCCCTCCATCGAGTTCGGCAATTTCCAACCCTGTAAATATTGCGGTGGAAAGGGGCAGTTGCCTTCAACGGAAATGCTGGGGCTCAACATTCTGCGAAGACTGCAACTGGAAACATTGAAACAGGGAATCACCCGCGTCAAGGGCGTCGTACCTCTTGACGTCGCCGATTATCTGCTGAATAAGAAGAGAAGGGAGATTCTCGACCTGGAGGTTCGCCGCGACATCAGCATTCTCATAGAGGGGGATGCGGCCATGCTTCCCAAAGAGAGCACGATTACCAGCGAGTGA
- the yajC gene encoding preprotein translocase subunit YajC, producing MIDIAYAMAPPAGGGSGGAGGFASFVPLILMFVIFYFLLIRPQQKKAKQHREMVNNLKKGDRIMTNGGLYGRIVGLDGDAISLEIADKVRVKINRGYVGSLLQDTPQKQSNKNDKDSDDLKSK from the coding sequence GTGATCGATATCGCTTATGCAATGGCCCCGCCTGCCGGCGGCGGCTCCGGAGGGGCCGGCGGGTTCGCCTCTTTCGTCCCCCTGATATTGATGTTCGTGATCTTCTATTTCCTGTTGATTCGTCCCCAACAGAAAAAGGCGAAGCAGCATCGCGAGATGGTCAATAATTTAAAAAAAGGCGACCGGATCATGACCAACGGAGGTCTTTACGGCCGAATCGTCGGTCTGGACGGAGACGCCATATCCCTCGAGATTGCCGATAAAGTCCGGGTCAAAATCAATCGGGGTTATGTCGGGTCCCTGCTTCAGGATACACCCCAAAAGCAGTCGAACAAAAACGACAAAGATTCCGACGATCTAAAATCCAAATAG
- the secD gene encoding protein translocase subunit SecD translates to MKNISWRLIIVGIVLTAAVVYLLPTIAPGMWPHKQINLGLDLQGGMHLVLEVDTDKAVEGTVGRLTQEIRDALKSERLRYTRLDRVEGNVIVLSIPSTEDEKVNAVLDGEFPELRMIATSRENDAVTLRMDLPEKEVEGIKTMAVAQALETIRNRIDQFGVSEPDIRNQGENRILIQLPGIRDTQRAKELIGRTAQLEFKLLDEVNTPQDYVDKTPPPGTELLWQIDRDPNTRREIKTPFLVKKNAVLTGAYLTDARVQIDSQYNEPYVSINFDRKGARIFEKISGENVRKRLAIVLDDKVYSAPVIQERISGGEARITGNFTAEEARDLAIVLRAGALPAPVKVMEERTVGPSLGSDSIRKGLFSMIVGSILVVIFMVVYYNMSGLIADLALILNIVFIAAGLAVFQATLTMPGIAGIILTIGMAVDANVLIFERIREELRIGKTQHSAVNAGYDRATLTIMDANVTTLIAALVLFQFGTGPVKGFAVTLSLGVISSLFTALFVTKIVFDYLLVNRRVKKISI, encoded by the coding sequence TTGAAGAACATCTCATGGAGGCTGATAATCGTTGGCATCGTCCTGACGGCTGCGGTCGTTTATCTTCTCCCGACAATCGCACCGGGTATGTGGCCACACAAACAGATCAATCTCGGGCTGGATCTCCAAGGCGGCATGCACCTCGTTCTCGAGGTCGATACGGATAAGGCCGTCGAAGGCACCGTAGGTCGTCTGACCCAGGAAATTCGAGACGCCCTCAAAAGCGAGCGGCTCAGATACACCCGGCTCGATCGGGTCGAGGGAAACGTCATCGTCCTCTCGATCCCGTCGACCGAGGATGAAAAAGTCAATGCCGTCCTGGACGGTGAGTTTCCCGAGCTGCGAATGATAGCGACATCCCGGGAAAACGATGCCGTCACATTGAGGATGGATTTGCCGGAAAAGGAAGTCGAGGGCATCAAGACCATGGCCGTGGCCCAGGCTCTGGAGACCATCCGGAACCGGATCGATCAGTTCGGCGTGAGCGAACCGGATATCCGGAATCAGGGTGAGAATCGTATCCTCATCCAACTTCCCGGCATTCGAGACACCCAACGGGCCAAAGAGTTGATCGGGCGAACCGCACAGCTGGAGTTCAAGCTTCTGGACGAGGTAAACACGCCCCAGGATTATGTCGATAAAACGCCTCCTCCGGGAACCGAGCTGTTGTGGCAGATCGACCGGGATCCCAATACCCGTCGGGAGATCAAGACCCCCTTTCTGGTCAAGAAAAACGCGGTGCTGACCGGCGCTTACCTGACCGATGCCCGGGTCCAGATCGATTCCCAGTACAACGAACCCTATGTTTCCATCAATTTTGATCGCAAGGGTGCACGAATATTCGAAAAGATCAGCGGCGAAAACGTCAGGAAGCGGCTGGCCATCGTGTTGGACGACAAGGTTTACTCGGCGCCGGTCATTCAGGAACGGATCAGCGGCGGCGAAGCCCGCATCACCGGTAATTTCACCGCGGAGGAGGCCAGGGATCTGGCCATCGTTCTGCGGGCGGGCGCACTTCCCGCCCCCGTAAAAGTGATGGAAGAACGCACCGTCGGGCCGTCCCTGGGCTCGGACTCCATTCGTAAGGGGCTTTTTTCCATGATCGTGGGCAGCATCCTGGTGGTGATCTTCATGGTCGTTTATTACAACATGTCCGGGCTCATCGCCGATCTCGCGCTCATTCTCAACATCGTGTTCATTGCGGCAGGGCTTGCCGTCTTTCAGGCGACGCTGACAATGCCGGGCATTGCGGGGATCATCCTGACCATCGGCATGGCCGTGGATGCCAACGTCCTCATCTTCGAACGCATCCGGGAAGAGCTGCGGATCGGCAAAACACAGCATTCGGCCGTCAACGCGGGCTACGACCGCGCCACCCTGACCATCATGGACGCCAATGTGACGACCCTCATCGCCGCCTTGGTTCTGTTTCAGTTCGGTACCGGCCCCGTCAAGGGATTTGCCGTCACCCTAAGCCTGGGAGTGATCTCAAGTCTCTTTACGGCGCTTTTCGTGACGAAAATCGTTTTCGATTATCTGCTCGTCAACCGCCGGGTCAAAAAAATCAGCATATGA
- the secF gene encoding protein translocase subunit SecF — MQFIKSDINFDFIGRRNIAYCISGVLLLLSIATLLFHGGPKYGIDFAGGTVIQVKFDSAVTAASIRKGLEEIGITQPTVQVFGEAQDHEFLIRSDVSEEVSEELQNRIGETLKTATGSDVEIRRVEMVGPQVGKDLREKALFAMFYALLFITIYISGRFELKWVQSGIMVAVLIGAVYLLSLLKVSIPFLILSALIVSLVLFWFLQFKYAMGAIVALIHDVTITVGVFSLFDKEFSLPIIAALLTIIGYSLNDTIIVFDRIRENLKKISKNSLDIIINQSINETLSRTILTSSTTLVVVLALFFLGGGIIHDFAFALIIGIGIGTYSSIFIASPILLAWQKAVGKR; from the coding sequence ATGCAGTTTATCAAATCCGACATCAATTTCGACTTTATCGGCAGAAGGAACATCGCATACTGCATCTCCGGTGTACTGCTGCTGTTGAGCATCGCCACCCTTCTTTTCCACGGCGGCCCCAAATACGGCATCGATTTTGCCGGTGGCACGGTCATTCAGGTCAAATTCGACAGCGCCGTCACTGCGGCTTCGATCAGAAAAGGGCTGGAAGAGATCGGCATCACGCAACCGACGGTTCAGGTTTTCGGAGAGGCGCAAGACCATGAGTTCCTCATCCGGAGCGATGTTTCCGAAGAAGTCTCGGAGGAGTTGCAGAACCGGATCGGAGAGACCTTGAAAACCGCCACGGGAAGCGATGTCGAGATCCGACGCGTGGAGATGGTGGGTCCGCAGGTGGGCAAGGACTTGCGGGAAAAAGCGCTTTTCGCCATGTTTTACGCCCTGCTGTTCATCACCATCTACATTTCGGGCCGATTCGAGCTCAAATGGGTACAGTCCGGGATCATGGTGGCCGTCCTCATCGGTGCGGTCTACCTGCTATCTCTTCTTAAAGTGAGCATCCCTTTTCTGATCTTGTCGGCCCTGATCGTCAGCCTGGTGCTGTTCTGGTTCCTGCAGTTCAAATACGCCATGGGCGCCATCGTGGCGCTGATCCATGACGTCACCATTACCGTGGGCGTATTCTCTCTGTTCGACAAAGAGTTTTCTCTCCCGATTATCGCAGCCCTTCTGACCATCATCGGGTATTCCCTCAACGACACCATCATCGTCTTTGACCGCATCCGGGAAAACCTTAAAAAAATCAGCAAAAATTCTCTGGATATCATCATTAATCAAAGCATCAACGAGACCCTTTCCCGGACGATCCTGACCTCCTCAACCACGCTGGTCGTGGTATTGGCGCTCTTTTTTCTGGGCGGCGGCATCATTCACGATTTCGCTTTCGCGCTGATCATCGGCATCGGTATCGGCACCTATTCGTCCATCTTCATTGCCAGTCCGATTCTTCTGGCATGGCAGAAAGCCGTCGGGAAACGATAG